One Spinacia oleracea cultivar Varoflay chromosome 4, BTI_SOV_V1, whole genome shotgun sequence DNA segment encodes these proteins:
- the LOC110777446 gene encoding NADH dehydrogenase [ubiquinone] iron-sulfur protein 8, mitochondrial, whose protein sequence is MAATLARKSLLALRPRQLALTGQAFQGFSHQEIRSFATKHSFSTDKDDEEREQLVKEISKDWSSVFERSINTLFLTEMVRGLSLTLKYFFDEKVTINYPFEKGPLSPRFRGEHALRRYPTGEERCIACKLCEAVCPAQAITIEAEAREDGSRRTTRYDIDMTKCIYCGFCQEACPVDAIVEGPNFEFATETHEELLYDKEKLLENGDRWETEISENLRSESLYR, encoded by the exons ATGGCGGCGACCTTAGCTCGGAAGTCTCTTCTCGCTCTTCGACCTCGTCAGCTC GCTTTGACAGGACAAGCATTCCAAGGGTTTAGCCACCAGGAAATAAGATCATTTGCCACCAAGCATTCATTTTCCACTGACAAAG ATGATGAGGAAAGAGAACAGCTTGTTAAAGAGATATCGAAGGATTGGAGTTCTG TTTTTGAGAGAAGCATAAATACTTTGTTTCTCACGGAGATGGTTCGAGGATTATCTCTTACTCTCAAGTATTTCTTCGATGAAAAAGTGACA ATCAATTATCCATTTGAAAAAGGCCCTTTGAGCCCCCGTTTCCGTGGAGAGCATGCTCTTCGTCGTTATCCAACAGGAGAGGAACGCTGCATTGCCTGTAAACTCTGTGAAGCT GTTTGCCCTGCTCAAGCAATAACTATTGAGGCAGAAGCAAGGGAAGATGGAAGCCGTAGGACAACCAG GTATGATATTGACATGACGAAGTGCATCTACTGTGGATTTTGCCAAGAGGCATGCCCTGTTGATGCCATTGTTGAGGGACCCAACTTCGAATTTGCAACAGAAACTCATGAG GAGCTTCTATATGACAAGGAGAAACTGCTAGAGAATGGTGATCGCTGGGAAACTGAGATCTCAGAGAATCTGAGATCAGAAAGTTTGTATCGCTGA
- the LOC110777450 gene encoding uncharacterized protein isoform X2, producing the protein MATTGIRSAIASGARLMAVRSKPSCSVTVTAKLIASPFSNKPISSASRLASMLGMVESQKPLHSAIASARLTSILALDSSCWSCLSLDFAVPR; encoded by the exons ATGGCGACAACGGGGATTAGATCAGCTATAGCTTCAGGAGCAAGGTTAATGGCGGTTCGATCAAAACCCTCATGTTCGGTAACTGTCACTGCTAAGTTAATAGCTTCGCCATTCTCAAACAAACCCATTTCCTCTGCGTCTAG GTTGGCTTCAATGTTGGGAATGGTTGAGTCACAGAAGCCGCTTCACAGTGCAATTGCTTCTGCTCGTCTAACGTCGATTCTTGCTCTTGATTCCAGCTGCTGGAGCTGCCTTTCTCTAG ACTTTGCAGTTCCTCGGTGA
- the LOC110777450 gene encoding protein NONRESPONDING TO OXYLIPINS 2, mitochondrial isoform X1 encodes MATTGIRSAIASGARLMAVRSKPSCSVTVTAKLIASPFSNKPISSASRLASMLGMVESQKPLHSAIASARLTSILALDSSCWSCLSLGFSLPL; translated from the exons ATGGCGACAACGGGGATTAGATCAGCTATAGCTTCAGGAGCAAGGTTAATGGCGGTTCGATCAAAACCCTCATGTTCGGTAACTGTCACTGCTAAGTTAATAGCTTCGCCATTCTCAAACAAACCCATTTCCTCTGCGTCTAG GTTGGCTTCAATGTTGGGAATGGTTGAGTCACAGAAGCCGCTTCACAGTGCAATTGCTTCTGCTCGTCTAACGTCGATTCTTGCTCTTGATTCCAGCTGCTGGAGCTGCCTTTCTCTAG GATTTTCTTTGCCTTTGTGA